The proteins below come from a single Asanoa ferruginea genomic window:
- a CDS encoding ABC transporter substrate-binding protein: MRSFVRRGAAPLIAGLVLALAACSQGSATKSEEPTGGKTTVRYMNFSANGGHEKDLAAIKAAFESANPDITVQLETVPYDDYFTKLQTAVAGGTAGDAFELNYENFVTYTANGSLAELKNVDPAPYKQSLLDAFRADGKQYGLPESFSNVVLFYNKDLFKAAGVAPPTADWTWADEQAAAKKLTNKGKGVWGDYQPISFFEFYKTLAQAGGEFFAADKKTSTFNSDAGRKAAQFLVDKAGKTMPTEAQGAGTPDFDSKLFKDGKLAMWHTGIWLFAANADAKFDWDIVVEPGDAKKASAMFTNGAVVSAASKNQEAAQKWVTFLTSSDEMVKTRLDTSWELPPVADNSKVTPYLSAGKPANRQAVFDSLDATVLPPVIERQQEMQDAVTKELTAAAAGRKTVAAALADAQKAVDALLS, encoded by the coding sequence ATGAGGAGCTTCGTCAGACGCGGCGCCGCGCCCTTGATCGCCGGGCTGGTGCTGGCGCTCGCCGCTTGTTCGCAGGGATCCGCCACCAAGTCGGAGGAGCCGACCGGCGGCAAGACGACCGTCCGCTACATGAACTTCTCCGCCAACGGCGGTCACGAGAAGGACCTCGCCGCGATCAAGGCGGCCTTCGAGTCGGCCAACCCCGACATCACCGTCCAGCTCGAGACCGTGCCTTACGACGACTACTTCACCAAACTGCAAACGGCGGTCGCCGGGGGTACGGCGGGGGACGCCTTCGAACTCAACTACGAGAACTTCGTCACCTACACGGCCAACGGCTCGCTGGCCGAGCTGAAGAACGTCGACCCGGCGCCCTACAAGCAGTCGCTGCTCGACGCGTTCCGGGCCGACGGCAAGCAATACGGTCTCCCGGAGTCGTTCTCCAACGTCGTGCTCTTCTACAACAAAGACCTCTTCAAGGCCGCCGGTGTCGCACCGCCGACCGCCGACTGGACCTGGGCCGACGAGCAGGCCGCCGCCAAGAAGCTGACCAACAAGGGCAAGGGCGTCTGGGGCGACTACCAGCCGATCTCGTTCTTCGAGTTCTACAAGACCCTCGCACAGGCCGGCGGCGAGTTCTTCGCTGCCGACAAGAAGACCTCGACGTTCAACTCCGACGCCGGCCGCAAGGCCGCCCAGTTCCTGGTCGACAAGGCCGGCAAGACGATGCCGACCGAGGCGCAGGGTGCCGGCACCCCCGACTTCGACTCCAAGCTGTTCAAGGACGGCAAGCTGGCGATGTGGCACACCGGCATCTGGCTGTTCGCCGCCAACGCCGACGCGAAGTTTGACTGGGACATCGTGGTCGAGCCCGGTGACGCGAAGAAGGCGTCGGCCATGTTCACCAACGGCGCCGTCGTCTCCGCCGCGAGCAAGAACCAGGAGGCGGCCCAGAAGTGGGTCACCTTCCTCACCTCCTCCGACGAGATGGTCAAGACCCGGCTCGACACGAGCTGGGAACTGCCGCCCGTCGCCGACAACAGCAAGGTCACGCCCTACCTCAGCGCCGGCAAGCCCGCCAACCGGCAGGCCGTCTTCGACTCCCTCGACGCCACCGTGCTACCGCCGGTCATCGAGCGCCAGCAGGAGATGCAGGACGCCGTCACCAAGGAACTGACCGCGGCGGCCGCCGGCCGCAAAACCGTCGCCGCCGCACTGGCCGACGCCCAGAAGGCCGTCGACGCACTTCTCTCCTAG
- a CDS encoding glycoside hydrolase family 15 protein, whose protein sequence is MPTVSQFGALAARSHAVITTHQHAGGAYPASPTFSAYRGYAWLRDGGFTAEGVSRFGDVTSANRFHDWVSRVLADRRGQVDDLRALRSAGAAVPIERMLPTRFTFDGQNGSDPWWDFQTDGYGIWLWSVVTHAERHGLDLARWRPGIDVAVDFLTAFWDLPCFDWWEEHDEHRHVSTLGAIHGGLRAVAFALDNHAAAETADAARQLALTEGVRGGHLTKWLGSDAVDGSLPACVVPFGLVDAGDPIATATLAKVSADLDVDGGVHRFTADVFYGGGQWLLLSALLGWNLAQAGDRAGAWRHLTWIADHATADGEFPEQVPDHLLHPDSRQEWLDKWGPVATPLLWSHGMYLILADELGLLR, encoded by the coding sequence ATGCCCACCGTCTCTCAGTTTGGCGCCCTGGCCGCGCGTAGCCATGCCGTCATCACCACGCACCAGCACGCCGGCGGCGCCTACCCGGCCTCGCCGACCTTCTCGGCATACCGCGGTTATGCCTGGCTGCGCGACGGTGGCTTCACCGCCGAAGGCGTCTCCCGATTCGGCGACGTCACCTCGGCGAACCGCTTCCACGACTGGGTCAGCCGCGTGCTGGCCGACCGCCGCGGCCAGGTCGACGACCTGCGCGCGCTGCGGTCGGCCGGCGCGGCGGTCCCGATCGAACGCATGCTGCCTACCCGATTCACCTTCGACGGCCAGAACGGCTCGGACCCGTGGTGGGACTTCCAGACCGACGGGTACGGCATCTGGCTCTGGTCGGTCGTCACCCACGCCGAACGGCACGGGCTCGACCTGGCCCGGTGGCGGCCCGGCATCGACGTCGCCGTCGACTTCCTCACCGCCTTCTGGGACCTGCCCTGCTTCGACTGGTGGGAGGAGCACGACGAGCACCGGCACGTATCCACCCTGGGCGCGATCCATGGTGGACTGCGGGCGGTGGCTTTTGCCCTCGACAACCACGCCGCCGCGGAGACCGCCGACGCCGCCCGTCAATTGGCCCTGACCGAAGGGGTACGCGGCGGGCACCTCACGAAATGGCTCGGGTCTGATGCCGTCGACGGCTCGCTGCCCGCGTGCGTGGTCCCGTTCGGGCTGGTCGACGCGGGCGACCCAATCGCCACGGCGACGCTCGCGAAGGTTTCCGCCGACCTCGACGTCGACGGGGGAGTGCACCGCTTCACCGCCGACGTGTTCTACGGCGGTGGCCAGTGGCTGCTGCTCTCGGCGCTGCTCGGCTGGAACCTGGCCCAGGCCGGCGACCGGGCCGGCGCCTGGCGCCACCTGACCTGGATCGCCGACCACGCCACCGCCGACGGCGAGTTTCCCGAGCAGGTGCCCGACCACCTGCTGCACCCGGATTCGCGCCAGGAGTGGCTCGACAAGTGGGGCCCGGTGGCCACGCCGTTGCTGTGGTCGCACGGCATGTATCTCATCCTCGCCGACGAACTGGGGCTGCTGCGGTGA
- a CDS encoding TIM-barrel domain-containing protein, whose amino-acid sequence MIVHRPYGIEHPYATSLDQRVPVLPLTGQRVLLGVQADPAVTAVTCEWQDERLALAPRQGSAADAAALAGGEGHLAGAQAASLGGAGGWAVESPPVTAPTRYRFHATTSDGVASTTAWFSVSPATWTASLPADLDAVLTGGRAVDGSVEWLVTADGVHRARFALALRPGDHVVGFGERFDHLDQAGRRLDAVVFEQYKAQGAHGRTYLPMPFAHVVGADGTGWGFHVRTSRRTWYDIGADRLVVEVALGGTRREQVDLGVYAGTPAQVLGAFLDEAGRAEELPAWVFRLWASGNEWNTQQIVLDRMNRHRDLDIPVGAVVIEAWSDEEGIMIPRDATYAPHADGTPFKDADFSYPADGAWPDPKGMVAELHDRDIKVLLWQIPLLKTAESEPGLHSQVLAEGSALVAGGHAVLEADGTPYLNRGWWFPKSLLPDLSTAQTRDWWTAKRAYLVRDWDVDGFKTDGGEHAWGHDLRYGDGSRGDEGNNRYPVHYARAFGDLLRAHGKAPVTFSRSGFTGSQAHGVFWAGDEDSTWEAFRNSVTAGLTAASCGIVYWGWDLAGFSGPVPDAELYLRAAAAATFMPIMQYHSEFNHHQLPLRDRTPWHVAETTGDARVVPVFRGFAKLRERLVDYLARQAAVTIGTDRPLMRPLFFDHPADPAVWSQPRQWMLGDDLLVSPVTSPAATSWPVYLPAGDWVDVWTGEPSAGGVAIERETPIDVIPVYCRASAWPALADTFAS is encoded by the coding sequence GTGATCGTGCACCGTCCATATGGGATCGAGCATCCCTACGCCACGTCGCTCGACCAGCGCGTGCCGGTGCTGCCGTTGACCGGGCAGCGGGTGCTGCTGGGCGTCCAGGCCGATCCGGCCGTCACGGCGGTCACCTGCGAGTGGCAGGACGAGCGGCTCGCTCTCGCGCCGCGGCAGGGCAGCGCCGCCGACGCGGCCGCGCTCGCCGGTGGTGAGGGCCATCTCGCCGGGGCGCAGGCGGCGTCGCTGGGTGGCGCGGGCGGCTGGGCGGTCGAGTCGCCGCCGGTGACCGCGCCGACTCGCTACCGGTTCCACGCGACCACGTCCGACGGCGTCGCCTCGACGACAGCCTGGTTCTCCGTCTCGCCGGCCACCTGGACGGCATCGCTTCCCGCCGACCTGGACGCCGTCCTGACCGGCGGCCGCGCCGTCGACGGTTCCGTCGAGTGGCTGGTCACCGCCGACGGCGTGCACCGCGCCCGGTTCGCGCTCGCGCTGCGCCCCGGCGACCACGTAGTCGGCTTCGGTGAGCGGTTCGACCACCTCGACCAGGCCGGGCGGCGACTCGACGCGGTCGTCTTCGAGCAATACAAGGCACAGGGCGCGCACGGCCGCACCTACCTGCCGATGCCGTTCGCCCACGTCGTCGGCGCCGACGGCACGGGCTGGGGTTTCCACGTGCGAACCAGCCGGCGCACCTGGTATGACATCGGCGCCGACCGGCTCGTGGTCGAGGTGGCCCTCGGCGGCACCCGCCGCGAGCAGGTCGACCTCGGCGTCTACGCCGGCACGCCGGCGCAGGTCCTCGGCGCCTTCCTCGACGAGGCGGGCCGCGCCGAGGAACTGCCCGCCTGGGTGTTCCGGCTGTGGGCGTCCGGAAACGAGTGGAACACCCAGCAGATAGTGCTCGACCGGATGAACCGGCACCGCGACCTCGACATCCCGGTCGGCGCGGTCGTCATCGAGGCGTGGAGCGACGAGGAAGGCATCATGATTCCCCGCGATGCCACCTACGCACCGCACGCCGATGGCACGCCGTTCAAGGACGCCGACTTCAGCTATCCCGCCGACGGCGCCTGGCCCGACCCGAAGGGCATGGTCGCGGAACTGCACGACCGCGACATCAAGGTGCTGCTCTGGCAGATCCCGCTGCTGAAGACCGCGGAGTCCGAGCCCGGGTTGCACTCGCAGGTGCTGGCCGAGGGTTCCGCTCTCGTGGCCGGCGGGCATGCGGTGCTCGAGGCCGACGGCACGCCCTACCTCAACCGGGGGTGGTGGTTCCCGAAGTCGTTGCTGCCCGACCTGTCCACGGCGCAGACGCGGGACTGGTGGACGGCGAAGCGGGCTTACCTCGTACGCGATTGGGATGTCGACGGTTTCAAGACCGACGGCGGCGAACACGCGTGGGGTCACGACCTGCGCTACGGCGACGGTTCGCGCGGTGACGAGGGCAACAACCGCTATCCGGTGCACTACGCGCGGGCGTTCGGCGACCTGCTGCGCGCGCACGGCAAGGCGCCGGTCACGTTCTCCCGCAGCGGTTTCACCGGTTCGCAGGCGCACGGCGTGTTCTGGGCCGGCGACGAGGACTCGACCTGGGAGGCGTTCCGCAACTCGGTGACGGCGGGCCTGACCGCGGCGTCGTGCGGCATCGTCTACTGGGGCTGGGACCTGGCCGGCTTCTCGGGCCCGGTCCCGGACGCGGAGCTCTATCTGCGCGCGGCGGCCGCGGCCACCTTCATGCCGATCATGCAGTACCACTCCGAGTTCAACCACCACCAGCTCCCGCTGCGCGACCGCACGCCCTGGCACGTCGCGGAGACCACCGGCGATGCGCGGGTCGTCCCGGTCTTCCGCGGCTTCGCGAAGCTGCGCGAGCGCCTGGTCGACTACCTGGCGCGGCAGGCGGCCGTGACGATCGGCACCGACCGGCCGCTGATGCGCCCGCTGTTCTTCGACCACCCGGCCGACCCCGCTGTGTGGTCGCAGCCGCGGCAGTGGATGCTCGGCGACGACCTGCTGGTCAGCCCGGTCACGTCACCCGCCGCGACCTCGTGGCCGGTCTACCTGCCGGCCGGCGACTGGGTCGACGTGTGGACGGGTGAGCCGTCCGCCGGCGGCGTGGCGATCGAGCGGGAGACGCCGATCGACGTGATCCCGGTCTACTGCCGGGCGTCGGCATGGCCGGCGCTGGCCGACACCTTCGCCTCGTAA